From a single Gimesia fumaroli genomic region:
- a CDS encoding glycosyltransferase family 9 protein codes for MEPRKIILSNSLSPGDIVMLTATVRDLHRAYPGRYLTDVRTTAMQIWENNPYITPLDPQEPGVTTIKMHYPLVHQSNTSSFHFIHGFTQYLEKQLQLKIPVTRFQGDIHLADQEKRWMSQVAETGFRGNFWIMMAGGKYDFTAKWWNPAFYQQVVDHFRGRIQFVQCGEAKHFHPPLKGVINLIGKTDTRQFIRLMYHADGVVCPVTFAMHLAAAVETKRGKPKNRAAVVLAGGREPAQWEAYPHHQFMNTNGALRCCDQGGCWKSRCQPVGDNDPKDQDLCLYPVQVDENLQIPQCMNMITPQDVIRRIEMYYEGGALQYNQPESIAHSVADLEAQAA; via the coding sequence ATGGAACCACGGAAGATCATTCTAAGCAACTCACTCAGCCCTGGCGACATCGTCATGCTGACCGCGACGGTTCGAGACCTTCATCGGGCCTATCCCGGTCGCTATCTGACCGATGTCCGCACGACCGCAATGCAAATCTGGGAGAATAATCCCTACATCACTCCTCTTGATCCCCAAGAGCCGGGAGTCACGACGATTAAAATGCACTATCCTCTGGTGCATCAGTCAAATACCAGTTCATTCCATTTCATTCATGGGTTTACCCAGTACCTGGAGAAACAGCTGCAACTGAAAATTCCGGTCACCAGATTCCAGGGAGACATTCATCTGGCAGATCAGGAAAAACGCTGGATGTCTCAAGTGGCAGAGACCGGCTTTCGGGGGAACTTCTGGATTATGATGGCCGGCGGAAAGTATGACTTCACCGCCAAGTGGTGGAACCCCGCGTTTTATCAGCAGGTTGTCGATCACTTCCGGGGCCGGATTCAATTCGTGCAGTGCGGCGAAGCGAAACATTTTCACCCGCCCTTAAAGGGAGTGATCAACCTGATTGGGAAGACAGACACTCGCCAGTTCATCAGACTCATGTATCACGCGGATGGCGTGGTCTGCCCGGTCACGTTTGCCATGCATTTGGCCGCCGCGGTGGAAACGAAACGGGGTAAACCAAAAAACCGGGCCGCCGTCGTTCTGGCGGGAGGCAGAGAACCCGCTCAATGGGAGGCCTATCCTCATCACCAGTTTATGAATACGAACGGTGCCCTGCGGTGTTGTGATCAGGGAGGCTGCTGGAAATCACGCTGCCAACCGGTGGGCGATAATGATCCCAAAGACCAGGATCTTTGTCTGTATCCGGTTCAGGTGGATGAAAACCTGCAGATCCCCCAATGTATGAACATGATCACACCACAGGACGTCATTCGGCGGATCGAAATGTATTACGAAGGTGGTGCCCTTCAATATAATCAACCGGAATCGATAGCACATTCTGTTGCCGACCTCGAAGCACAAGCCGCGTAA
- a CDS encoding sulfotransferase family protein has translation MSMIPNHQRMVIVLGMARSGTTIFTYILAKHPEFGLFRAGSEAWVLENACIPDKNINRLQEVSELYPARKYVLLKRPWQEKHAQWFKEVMPNARYIIMLRERDGIMKSWNGSGNWAIRGHDGYQSDPEAYYGEYRDYALSFPDILGHESCQIIKYEELLNSPSEVFKRLSAWLEVKNSFDVSLYKQNGHWDKKRSQEFPKGIVEISRFGQEEYEARKAC, from the coding sequence ATGAGTATGATTCCAAACCATCAACGAATGGTCATTGTGTTAGGCATGGCACGGTCAGGAACTACAATTTTTACATATATTCTTGCTAAGCACCCCGAGTTTGGACTTTTCCGGGCAGGGTCTGAGGCATGGGTTCTGGAGAATGCCTGTATCCCAGATAAAAACATTAATCGCCTGCAGGAAGTCTCAGAGTTATACCCTGCTAGAAAATACGTTCTACTGAAACGCCCCTGGCAAGAGAAACATGCTCAATGGTTTAAAGAAGTCATGCCAAACGCACGGTACATTATTATGTTGCGTGAGCGTGATGGAATCATGAAGAGCTGGAATGGTTCAGGAAACTGGGCTATTCGAGGTCATGACGGTTATCAAAGTGATCCTGAAGCATACTATGGCGAATACCGGGATTATGCTTTGTCATTCCCCGATATTCTTGGTCATGAATCTTGTCAAATCATAAAGTATGAAGAACTTTTGAATTCTCCTTCTGAGGTATTCAAACGGCTTTCAGCGTGGCTCGAAGTCAAAAACAGCTTTGATGTATCACTGTATAAGCAAAACGGTCATTGGGATAAAAAGCGATCTCAGGAATTCCCGAAAGGAATTGTTGAGATTAGTCGTTTTGGTCAGGAAGAATATGAAGCACGTAAGGCCTGCTAA
- a CDS encoding glycosyltransferase family 9 protein produces the protein MNKDILQTPRRRDAHANPDPNESRPVKFFHGLGDSVYFAHSLPLYAKRGHKLKIRCRPDKHILYKPTGLEIITTNQNHVQRHPWKHPPRIDQLHPWSNNKAGMNLSRQPMPEIGEPDELWDEYCAIQLNIEPFLSDKSRAEVRLLIEELPRPLILLHTMGNSLPRRKNISPEITVELYQQLLDRTSGTIILLDWDNRVPRTSNKRVRHLTDDLRCLNTEELLTLMTMSDLLIGIDSGPLHLTRYTNTPAIGIWTHHFPSHFTLPRERTLHTVIRALAGKNKTRQLRTPFNIVEQTTGSEHEPGILADLSVRMLEKPRYLTKSLIGADVQLQKIVEEHDQRVFGHQDNHQGFDLLFEEIVKHFEAPVIVETGMIKPKENWEGATFSTYLFGAFCSKYGGRVESVTLSEWSCKFANLWRELLKKSVCVHHEHACSFLDSLDDRSIDVLYQGSIDSDRSPCAQDYMEELKSAYPKLHDHSLIAYADTPCRKDTSRRRGKLAIPWLRERGWEVLHEGHLVILCKAKTI, from the coding sequence ATGAATAAAGATATTTTGCAAACACCAAGAAGGCGGGACGCCCATGCGAATCCTGATCCAAATGAATCCAGACCAGTGAAGTTTTTTCATGGTTTGGGAGATAGTGTTTATTTTGCTCACTCACTTCCGCTCTATGCGAAACGTGGTCATAAACTCAAAATCCGTTGCCGACCTGACAAACACATTTTGTATAAGCCAACCGGTTTAGAGATTATCACAACCAATCAGAATCATGTTCAACGCCATCCATGGAAACACCCACCGCGAATAGATCAATTGCACCCTTGGTCAAATAATAAAGCGGGAATGAATCTCAGCCGTCAACCAATGCCTGAAATTGGGGAGCCCGACGAGTTATGGGATGAATATTGTGCCATACAATTAAACATCGAACCTTTTCTTTCTGACAAATCACGGGCAGAAGTCCGTTTACTCATAGAAGAACTACCCAGACCACTCATTTTGCTGCATACGATGGGGAATTCGCTTCCCAGGCGAAAAAACATTTCACCAGAAATTACAGTTGAGTTGTATCAACAGCTTTTAGATCGTACGTCTGGGACTATCATCCTTCTGGATTGGGATAACCGTGTCCCACGTACCAGTAATAAGCGTGTCCGACATCTGACTGATGACTTACGTTGTTTAAATACTGAGGAACTTTTGACACTTATGACTATGTCAGATCTATTAATCGGAATTGATAGCGGTCCATTACATTTGACGCGTTATACAAACACTCCAGCAATCGGAATATGGACGCATCATTTTCCTTCACACTTCACACTACCGAGAGAACGCACTCTTCATACTGTCATTCGGGCATTAGCTGGTAAGAACAAAACCAGGCAGCTCCGAACGCCTTTTAATATCGTCGAACAGACAACTGGTTCCGAACACGAACCTGGCATACTGGCCGATCTATCTGTGCGGATGCTTGAAAAACCTCGTTATTTAACAAAAAGCCTGATTGGAGCCGATGTTCAACTTCAGAAAATTGTAGAAGAACATGACCAGAGAGTGTTTGGCCATCAAGATAACCATCAGGGTTTTGATTTGCTGTTCGAGGAAATCGTAAAGCATTTTGAAGCCCCTGTGATTGTAGAGACTGGCATGATCAAGCCCAAAGAGAATTGGGAAGGGGCTACATTTTCCACTTATTTATTCGGCGCATTCTGCTCTAAATATGGAGGGCGGGTTGAATCCGTCACCCTGAGTGAATGGAGTTGTAAATTCGCAAATTTGTGGAGGGAGCTTTTAAAAAAATCCGTTTGCGTCCACCATGAGCATGCGTGTTCATTCTTAGATTCACTGGATGACAGAAGTATTGATGTCTTGTACCAGGGCAGCATTGATTCTGACCGTTCTCCCTGTGCTCAAGATTATATGGAGGAACTAAAGTCAGCTTATCCTAAACTTCATGATCATTCCCTGATCGCATATGCCGACACTCCCTGCCGAAAAGACACATCTCGCAGGCGAGGTAAACTTGCAATACCGTGGTTGCGCGAACGGGGGTGGGAGGTGCTTCACGAAGGGCATCTGGTAATTCTTTGCAAAGCAAAGACTATCTGA
- a CDS encoding glycosyltransferase family 2 protein, whose protein sequence is MIAECLAVEILLPDTPRAGQTEDISDRCADLELSTAIVEVLESIACLSRGETGAESTGSHQSRTVYSELCKWLPREQIQKSQCQLRLNLKGNLLTRHERLAELLELTGCQLEIYLQNTLPDFQAKYRQIQKLIERWQRSYDLDVSVQVLGNTAMSDDSKSLFRIGRPVDLSETGTLYFQYRDGSIQKADQTRSSQPVKRIHRSPQVVSADYDIDIFVPYFRNLQLVPQTIDSILWQAGVKPFIHLVNDCSREDDRPLFERYRHLDNVAWYKTKRNCGPYAIANSLFYHMKTAFIGIADSDDIYLPWHFATAISDIKEHHAQAWGSIMSQFLNPLESHLPRNVALPKNHPIADSGKNVGLPYPRLVNGTMVVRRDTFEALNGFNGNWHCAADTEFSQRVQFPSDANAEFEKTVHFSGETTALRRVCSNSLSNSDGRFGLKSPERDAIKAESIRRYELWKTQEKIEPRQYGTLDSQEDVLDSDYRISTARDSKVYACLTSIPRRVYALEKTIASLVDQVDGIKVHLNDYQFLPPFLKNPKIEVVHGDNSLMSCTKFLWADRLDGYILTCDDDLIYPPDYVERMRSAIDKYKCIACAHGSKLKPGIIDSYYKDRTVYDARLKVRETTFIDVPGTGVMGWHTDDVKLSMTDFDLPGMEDIAAYRAIYQHSYMAVVVAHPDGWFKSSTHKNDGGLYSESVRNDSKETEVINANKNHRV, encoded by the coding sequence ATGATCGCAGAATGCCTTGCTGTAGAAATTTTACTACCAGATACTCCGCGTGCCGGACAAACGGAAGACATATCGGATCGATGTGCCGACCTTGAGTTGTCTACAGCGATCGTGGAAGTGCTCGAATCCATAGCCTGTCTTTCCAGAGGAGAAACCGGGGCTGAATCAACGGGCAGCCACCAGTCTCGAACGGTTTATTCCGAGCTTTGTAAATGGCTTCCCCGGGAACAGATTCAAAAGAGTCAGTGTCAGCTCCGGCTGAATCTCAAAGGAAATCTGCTAACGAGGCACGAACGTCTCGCAGAATTACTGGAACTGACCGGGTGTCAGCTTGAGATTTACCTGCAGAACACGCTGCCAGACTTTCAGGCCAAATACAGGCAGATCCAGAAACTCATCGAACGCTGGCAGCGAAGCTATGACCTGGATGTCAGTGTGCAGGTGTTGGGAAATACAGCGATGAGTGACGATTCCAAGAGCCTCTTTCGTATTGGTCGCCCAGTCGATCTTTCCGAAACCGGAACACTGTATTTCCAGTACCGTGATGGCTCAATTCAAAAAGCGGACCAGACTCGTTCATCCCAGCCGGTAAAGCGGATTCATCGCAGTCCACAGGTGGTCTCTGCTGACTATGACATCGACATATTTGTCCCCTATTTTCGAAACCTGCAGCTGGTGCCGCAGACCATCGATTCGATTCTCTGGCAAGCTGGCGTGAAACCTTTCATCCACCTGGTCAATGACTGCTCGCGAGAGGATGACCGCCCCCTGTTTGAACGTTACAGACATCTCGATAACGTAGCCTGGTACAAGACCAAGCGAAACTGCGGGCCCTACGCAATCGCGAATAGTCTGTTTTATCACATGAAAACAGCGTTCATTGGTATTGCTGACAGTGACGACATCTACCTGCCGTGGCATTTTGCAACTGCTATCAGTGATATCAAAGAGCACCATGCGCAGGCATGGGGCAGTATTATGTCGCAGTTCCTGAACCCCCTGGAGTCACATTTGCCTCGCAATGTCGCGTTACCTAAGAATCATCCGATCGCCGATTCCGGTAAAAATGTCGGTCTACCTTACCCTCGACTTGTGAATGGCACAATGGTTGTACGCCGGGATACATTCGAGGCGCTGAATGGATTTAATGGGAACTGGCACTGTGCTGCAGACACTGAGTTTTCTCAGCGGGTACAGTTTCCCAGTGATGCAAACGCGGAATTCGAGAAAACGGTCCACTTCTCAGGTGAGACAACAGCTCTCCGCCGTGTCTGTAGCAACAGCCTTTCAAACTCGGATGGGCGATTTGGTCTCAAATCTCCGGAGCGTGATGCAATCAAAGCAGAGAGTATCCGCCGATACGAACTATGGAAAACTCAGGAGAAGATCGAGCCGCGACAATACGGCACACTCGACTCCCAGGAGGACGTACTCGACTCGGATTATCGAATCAGCACGGCGCGGGATTCCAAGGTCTATGCCTGCCTGACCAGCATCCCCCGGAGAGTCTATGCCCTGGAAAAGACCATCGCTTCGCTGGTCGACCAGGTGGACGGCATCAAAGTACATCTGAATGACTACCAGTTTCTTCCCCCGTTTTTGAAAAACCCGAAAATAGAAGTGGTCCACGGTGACAATAGTCTGATGAGCTGCACCAAATTCCTCTGGGCCGATCGCCTTGACGGGTACATTCTGACGTGTGACGATGATCTGATCTATCCTCCTGACTACGTCGAGCGGATGCGTTCCGCGATCGACAAATATAAGTGCATCGCCTGTGCCCACGGCAGTAAGCTCAAGCCCGGCATTATTGACAGCTATTACAAAGATCGAACAGTCTACGATGCCCGACTGAAAGTACGCGAAACCACCTTCATTGACGTGCCTGGTACCGGCGTCATGGGGTGGCACACGGATGATGTTAAGCTGTCAATGACTGATTTCGATTTGCCGGGGATGGAGGACATCGCCGCCTATCGGGCGATTTATCAGCATTCCTACATGGCAGTTGTGGTGGCGCATCCCGATGGCTGGTTCAAATCGTCCACACACAAAAACGACGGCGGACTTTACAGCGAATCAGTCCGCAACGACTCGAAAGAAACAGAGGTGATCAATGCCAATAAAAACCACAGAGTCTGA
- a CDS encoding iron-sulfur cluster assembly scaffold protein, with amino-acid sequence MKAKQTMETPESDLDDEDFLRAHYESQHHRGRLESPTVSFSLLNRTCGDCVILDLQLEDSQITQAKFEAQGCVISQAAASILCELITGMEIASLKEFDAPAMLQAIRIPLSPRRKRCGLLAWEALQSMLTELNHQVKGDKDE; translated from the coding sequence TTGAAGGCTAAACAAACTATGGAGACACCGGAATCAGACTTGGATGATGAAGATTTTCTGCGGGCGCATTATGAGTCTCAACACCACAGGGGACGACTGGAATCACCTACGGTCAGCTTTTCGCTGTTGAATCGCACCTGTGGTGATTGCGTAATACTTGATCTGCAACTTGAAGACAGCCAGATCACTCAGGCTAAATTTGAAGCCCAGGGGTGCGTGATCAGTCAGGCTGCTGCCTCCATATTGTGTGAACTGATTACGGGGATGGAAATTGCTTCTCTGAAGGAGTTTGATGCCCCTGCAATGCTGCAGGCGATTCGTATTCCTTTATCGCCGCGGAGAAAACGATGCGGACTGCTGGCCTGGGAAGCCTTACAGAGCATGCTGACCGAGTTGAATCATCAGGTGAAAGGAGACAAAGACGAATGA
- a CDS encoding IS4 family transposase produces MPRTKRAKIKEQEITGLKYFRQLGSLLQELHDVGCERDRAGNRSLHMDQYCTMILLYLFNPIVTSLRGLQQASELKKVQKKLKCPRASLGSLSESVAVFDSERLKPIIATLGDKLAPIAKDSRLQDIKHTMTLVDGTVITALPRIAQASFLETQSGHSNLMNWTLHTHFEVDCHVPTRIDVTPTGGGEFDERAVLDRAVESDRTYVMDRGYAKFELFNQIVESGSSYVCRIRDNSVYDVLSEQELTDADRAAHVMSDEIIQLGSTQAKSKPNHQLRLIQIEMEPHQKRTRYGGKSTGPNCDGVLRIATNLLDVPAEIIALMYRYRWTIEIFFRFFKHMLGCRHLLSRSQNGIEIQTYCAIIACMLISLWTGRKPSLRTYEMICWYFTGMCDEEELLAHISRLQKQND; encoded by the coding sequence ATGCCACGAACGAAGCGCGCCAAGATTAAAGAACAGGAAATCACCGGCCTGAAGTATTTCCGACAGTTGGGAAGCCTGCTGCAGGAACTGCATGACGTCGGCTGTGAACGTGACCGCGCTGGCAATCGCAGTCTGCACATGGATCAGTATTGCACGATGATCCTGCTCTATCTTTTTAATCCCATTGTGACGTCTCTACGCGGTCTGCAGCAGGCCAGTGAACTCAAAAAGGTCCAGAAAAAACTGAAGTGCCCCCGCGCTTCTCTTGGCTCGCTCTCTGAATCCGTGGCTGTCTTCGATTCGGAACGACTGAAGCCGATCATCGCCACCCTGGGTGACAAGCTGGCGCCAATTGCGAAAGACAGCCGACTGCAGGACATCAAGCATACGATGACCCTGGTTGATGGAACCGTAATTACCGCGTTGCCCCGCATCGCCCAGGCTTCATTTCTCGAAACACAATCCGGTCATTCCAACCTGATGAACTGGACGCTGCATACGCACTTTGAAGTGGACTGCCACGTGCCGACACGAATCGACGTCACTCCCACCGGCGGAGGAGAATTCGACGAACGAGCCGTGCTGGACCGCGCCGTTGAATCGGACCGCACATATGTGATGGATCGCGGTTACGCGAAATTCGAACTCTTTAATCAGATTGTCGAATCTGGCAGCAGCTACGTCTGCCGGATTCGTGACAACAGTGTCTACGACGTTCTATCAGAGCAGGAACTGACAGACGCAGACAGGGCCGCTCACGTCATGAGTGATGAGATCATTCAACTGGGATCAACTCAAGCGAAATCAAAACCCAATCATCAGCTCCGGTTGATTCAGATCGAGATGGAACCACATCAGAAGCGAACTCGCTATGGCGGCAAGAGCACGGGGCCTAACTGCGATGGCGTGTTGCGGATCGCGACCAATCTGCTGGACGTTCCCGCTGAAATCATTGCGCTGATGTATCGTTATCGTTGGACAATTGAAATCTTCTTCCGTTTCTTCAAGCATATGCTGGGCTGTCGTCACCTGTTGAGCAGATCGCAAAACGGCATCGAGATTCAGACTTACTGCGCGATCATCGCCTGCATGCTGATCAGTCTGTGGACGGGTCGCAAACCGTCGTTACGCACCTATGAAATGATCTGCTGGTATTTCACCGGCATGTGTGACGAGGAAGAACTGCTGGCGCACATCTCCCGGTTGCAAAAACAGAACGACTGA